GAAAATACTGAAAAACAACTAATCAGAAGTCCAAAACCACTTAGATAAAGATATTTAAAATAAAAAAGGTAATAACTTAAAGATCCTAAATCTTCATAAGGAGCACTCTCGAAATGCTTGTAATCAGATGCTGTATGCGTCCTTAAAGCCACTAATAGGTCGTCATACTTCCCTTTCCACCATAAGCCGCCTACTTGAAAAGTAAAGATCAAGAATAGAGAAAAATTGGCAAGCAGCTTAAAGAGCGGCACATAGTTACCGTCGCGCCTAATCTCTTTCGACAACGAACTAAACAAATATATAGATAGAGGTAATAAAACAAAAATCACAACCTGCCCCTTGATCAATAAGCCAATTCCAAGTGCAGAACCTGCTAATATTGAATAAACAGTCTTCTTAAATCCATCTGTCTTTAAAAGTAAGAAGAAAAACAGAACAACTATGCTCATGAGCGGAATATCTAAGCCATAGCTCTGCATAGCTCTTATAATGATAGGGTAAAGCGGAAGAACAAGTGTGACAAAAAGAGCTTCTCTATTATTAGCTCCAAGTTTTAAAGCCAGTAGAAAACTAAAAACCATAAAAATTATCAAGTACAATATATTTGCCATTTTTATGCTAAAAGCGGACAACCCAAAGATAAACACGAAAGGTAGTGAGCTTAAATTAAGCAGCTTAGGCCAATAGACTGTTCCTTCAGAGAAAACATTCTTAAATTCAAATATTTTATCTAAAATAGACAACTCAGAATTATGTAATAAATCTATTGTATTGCCATAAAACTGAACACAGAACATAGCATGGTTGGGGGCATCTATAGTAGAGAACCTTGGATTAGAGGCAATAATACAGATAGCTGCAATAGAGTAAATTAAGACAACAAAGAGCAGTATTACAAACCATTTATTCTGCTTCATTTTTCATAGACCATATAAAGAAAATTAAAATATTCCAAAGTATTTTACGATTATTCTTCTTATATTGCAAATGTTCTGACAATACGCTCTTAATATAACTTCTATTTAGATATTCTAAGCTGCTATCATTTTGAATAAAATCATTTAGCACATCTTTCAGATCAAACCTCAACATGCTTGCAACAGGTATACTGAACCCTGCTTTCCTTTTTTTGATAATCTCAGGAGGAAGCATATCGCCATAAGCATGCCTTAATATATATTTTGTGTTTTTTAGATTACGCAGCTTTAAATTTTCAGGAATCGAAAGAGCAAATTCAACTAACTCTCTGTCCAAATAAGGCACCCTAACTTCTAATGAATTACGCATACTTGCAAAATCAGTCTTATACAGAATATCATTACTAAGGTAGCTATAGATATCGAACTGCTGAATTCTCTGCAATCCTTCGGATTTTGTAATAAAATTATCCTGAATAAAATCTATATATTCATTCTCTACATCTTCATGGCGCTCAGACAGAAGACGCTTTCTCTCTTTTCCAAAACTCTCCATCCAAGCAGCATGCCTTATTAAATCGTTTATACTCTGAGACCGACTAAATCTATCTAAGCAAAAATTTAAACTAAAGTATCTATCTGAGGCAGGAGTAAAAAGCAGCATTGTTCTTAATATCCCCTCTCTTAATTTTAAAGGTACGGTCTTATAAATAGAGAATATCCTGTGGGCAATATAGGTCTGATAACCGCAGAATAATTCATCTCCACCATCTCCAGAGAGAGAGACTTTTAAATATTTAGAAGTAAACTCCGATAAAAAATACGTTGGCAAGAGAGAGTGATCAGCAAATGGCTGATCTAGTTCAGAAACAATATTCTCTAAATAGCTGAATAAAGAATCTAGATGAAACTCCTTAAAATTGTTTTTCAATCCCAGCTCCCCTGTAACCGAAGCTGCATATTTTGATTCATCAAAACTACTATCTTGAAAACCAATATTAAATGTATTAAAAGCTCCTATATGATCTTTCATATGATAGGCTACGATGCTTGAATCAAGGCCCCCGCTTAATAAAAGGCCCGGCTCAACGTCAGACACAAGATGTTTTTTAACCGATTCTGATATCTTATCTTTAATGTCAGAGACTAAATCACCTTTTCTCTTAACACTATAGTCAGATATACTCAAAGTATAATACTTCTTTAATTTAAGTCCTTTACTTTTTGAAAAAGTAAGATAGTGTGCCGGCAAGAGCGAAGATATGCTCTGATATATCGTATGGGGTGACGGTATATAATCTAACCAAAAATATAGATTTAAAGCTTTGTTGGATATGTCAGGTCTATATCCTAATAATTTTACAATAGCTTTAATCGAAGATGAGAATATAAATCCATCACCGCTATTAAAATAAAAAAGCGGTTTAATTCCAAATCTATCTCTTGCAATAAATAAGCTCTTGTCCCTACTATCATAGATAGCGAATGCAAACATGCCGTCAAGATAGCCCAAACAATCAATACCTCTATCTTCATACAAATGAAGAATGACCTCTGTATCAGTATCTGTTTTAAATAGATGGCCCTTTGATTTAAGCTGGGCTTTTAGATTCCTGTAATTATATATCTCCCCGTTAAATACTATGCTTAAAGTACCGTCTTCGTTGCATATAGGCTGGCTTCCGTCTTCTAACCCTATAATCTTGAGTCTACGGCAGCCTAGCTTAACCTCTCCTGCTAAAGAAAATCCGAGCTCATCAGGACCACGACTATAAAGAGTGCTAAGAGCTCTTTTAAACCTCTCCCCGTTATCACCGATGTCGCAACCTAGTGAGCCAAGAATTCCACACATATTTAATTATGCCTTTCTTTGATTTTATAGGGGAAGCCGTACTTAGTCTGATAATATATGCGCACAATAATCTCAGCTAATATACCAATCATGATAAAAAGAATACCTACAGTTAGCAATGTTACAGCTATAAAAAACAGGGGGCTTAACCACAGGCCCTCAAAAACAATCTTTCTATAAACAACAAGCAAAAATATAAAGAAAGAGGTGCTGATGCTTACAAATCCTGTGCCTCCAAATACATATATAGGCCTGGAAGCAAAGCTCGTAAAAAACTTATATAATATTAAATCCATTATCAGTTTTATAACCCTAGTTAAGCCATATTTAGAATACCCTCCTATTCTTTTACGATGATTGACCTTAATCTCAGCAACCTTAGCCCCCATCTCAGCAAGATATACAACAAATATCCTATGCATCTCACCTAAGAGCTTGGGATTTTCAATCCATTCCTTTCTGTATATTTTCAAACTACAGCCTACATCATGGATCTTAAGTCCTGTCGTTTTTCTAATCAAAAGATTGCCAAAATAAGAAAAGAATCTTCTTACTAACGAATCCTTCCTTCTAGATCTAAAACCGCTTACAACGTCATAACCTTCGTCAATTTTGGATATTAATTTAGGAATATCAGCAGGATCATTCTGTCCATCACCATCTATAACCAGGACAAGATCACCGCTAATATTCTCAAAACCAACCTGAATTGCCGCTGTCTGCCCGTAGTTCTTAAGGAGCCTGATGGCTTTTATTTTTTCATCTGAGCTAGAAGCATTCAATATTAATTCCCAACTTCCATCCTTACTACCATCATCTACAACCACTATCTCGTAATCATAAGGCATCTCAATTAAGACATTCCTCAGCTCCTCAAATAACTGAGAGAGACTCTCTTTTTCATCGTAAACCGGTATTACAACGGAAATCTTATATAAATTCATTTCTCTAATACTACAATTATTACCCCAGGATATTTAAATTGCGGCAGCTCTTCATCCTCTCCCTTATAGTAGGTCTCCCAAAATAACTTAGAGAAGAGGCGTGCCCAGGTATTTTTATGTTTTGCAAAAGGCATCTTAAAGAAAAAAAACTTTCCTAAAGAAGGACATCTCTCACCAATAACATAGAAATATTTCAATCTTAACTTAGAAGGCTCAACTATCCTTTTAAAAATACAATTTAACTCATAATCACGCTGAAAATACGCATGACCATTATTGTCAAGCAACCTCTCTTTTGTACCAGCCTGAGAGAAAGGCAGAGTCACAATAAGCCGTCCACCTTTTTTAAGTAAGACACTTGCTTTTGCTACCGCCTCCATATCACCGCCAAACTTGAAATGCTCTAATGTTGAAACAGCTGTAATAAAATCAAAATAGTCTGTAGGAAAATCTATATCCTGAAAATTCCCCCAAATAATATTCATATTCTCATCATCCATAAAATGCCTTGAGTCCAGAATTTGCCTATAAAAACTATCGAAATCACTATAAAATTCACCATTATCTACTATCCAGGTTTCAAGTCCTCTATAAAGGTAATATAGAGGCAAGAAGCTTTTACCACAACCTATATCAAGAATCTTTCCAGCTTTTTCAAAACCTATCTCTTTTAAAACCAAAGGGTATTCTAAAAGCTTATAGTAATAAAGACCTTCCTTATAATGGTCTTCTCCTAAAATCTTCAAAAAATCCTGCAGCTCTTTCATGCCTATCTTATTCAATATTTCACCTCCCAGAGAAAAAGACCTCTAGCTGGAGCAGTAGGCCCTCTTCTTAACCCGCTCTCAGATTGAAGGAGAGCTTTTAATCTTTTAGGCTCAAACTTACCTCTGCCAACCTCAACAAGAGTCCCTATCAGGAATCTTACCATCTTATAAAGAAATCCATCTGCCTCTATAAAAACACTGCAATAATTACCATCTTTTTTTAAAAAAGCTTTAGAGACTGTTCTTTCTGTACCCTTAACGCTACTTCCTTTAGCCTGAAAATTTATAAAATCATGTTTACCTAAGATATATTTTAACTCTTTATTCATCTTATAGAAATCTAAATCTAAAGGCAGATGCCAGAAATATCTAGCTTTAAACGGAGAGATGAACTCTCCTGTAAATATATTATACCTATACACCTTGCTTTTAACAGAGTAACGTGCATGAAAATCCAAGCTGACTCTCTGTGCAGATTTAATTCTAATATCTGAAGATAAGATCGAGTTCAAAGCCTTTTTGATATCAGCAGGAGATACAGTCTTATCTGTTTTAAAATTAGCTACTTGATATCTTGCGTGAACTCCAGCATCTGTCCTGCCTGAAGATATTAGATTCACATCCTTCGACAGAATCTTAGA
This genomic stretch from Candidatus Kaelpia aquatica harbors:
- a CDS encoding glycosyltransferase family 2 protein; the encoded protein is MNLYKISVVIPVYDEKESLSQLFEELRNVLIEMPYDYEIVVVDDGSKDGSWELILNASSSDEKIKAIRLLKNYGQTAAIQVGFENISGDLVLVIDGDGQNDPADIPKLISKIDEGYDVVSGFRSRRKDSLVRRFFSYFGNLLIRKTTGLKIHDVGCSLKIYRKEWIENPKLLGEMHRIFVVYLAEMGAKVAEIKVNHRKRIGGYSKYGLTRVIKLIMDLILYKFFTSFASRPIYVFGGTGFVSISTSFFIFLLVVYRKIVFEGLWLSPLFFIAVTLLTVGILFIMIGILAEIIVRIYYQTKYGFPYKIKERHN
- a CDS encoding glycosyltransferase family 39 protein; amino-acid sequence: MKQNKWFVILLFVVLIYSIAAICIIASNPRFSTIDAPNHAMFCVQFYGNTIDLLHNSELSILDKIFEFKNVFSEGTVYWPKLLNLSSLPFVFIFGLSAFSIKMANILYLIIFMVFSFLLALKLGANNREALFVTLVLPLYPIIIRAMQSYGLDIPLMSIVVLFFFLLLKTDGFKKTVYSILAGSALGIGLLIKGQVVIFVLLPLSIYLFSSLSKEIRRDGNYVPLFKLLANFSLFLIFTFQVGGLWWKGKYDDLLVALRTHTASDYKHFESAPYEDLGSLSYYLFYFKYLYLSGFGLLISCFSVFSVFRYIFNRSIPNKKIALSWLFFPLLALSCLFRVHQIRYVLPLIPVIAIMTVIGLRFKKPFWTIFFRSLFLIILVFRVYLLAFSEGEKPLYDKLFAISSGDNILRDFEANNSDIADSFYENLENYLAPGQYNCLIVRSAGIKNGPVGMQFWIEIKAHSKGYRILTHDLYDQWVSAYHWWTDTHGKYIILFIEYRNREPGGDTLFDKDWIFKKREGLFLRKDDFEDHPITAELLDEFSQLLKERAKKMFDFDVAAYHCKVYEYENVSAAY
- the asnB gene encoding asparagine synthase (glutamine-hydrolyzing), with amino-acid sequence MCGILGSLGCDIGDNGERFKRALSTLYSRGPDELGFSLAGEVKLGCRRLKIIGLEDGSQPICNEDGTLSIVFNGEIYNYRNLKAQLKSKGHLFKTDTDTEVILHLYEDRGIDCLGYLDGMFAFAIYDSRDKSLFIARDRFGIKPLFYFNSGDGFIFSSSIKAIVKLLGYRPDISNKALNLYFWLDYIPSPHTIYQSISSLLPAHYLTFSKSKGLKLKKYYTLSISDYSVKRKGDLVSDIKDKISESVKKHLVSDVEPGLLLSGGLDSSIVAYHMKDHIGAFNTFNIGFQDSSFDESKYAASVTGELGLKNNFKEFHLDSLFSYLENIVSELDQPFADHSLLPTYFLSEFTSKYLKVSLSGDGGDELFCGYQTYIAHRIFSIYKTVPLKLREGILRTMLLFTPASDRYFSLNFCLDRFSRSQSINDLIRHAAWMESFGKERKRLLSERHEDVENEYIDFIQDNFITKSEGLQRIQQFDIYSYLSNDILYKTDFASMRNSLEVRVPYLDRELVEFALSIPENLKLRNLKNTKYILRHAYGDMLPPEIIKKRKAGFSIPVASMLRFDLKDVLNDFIQNDSSLEYLNRSYIKSVLSEHLQYKKNNRKILWNILIFFIWSMKNEAE
- the truA gene encoding tRNA pseudouridine(38-40) synthase TruA, with translation MVLEYDGSCFSGWQRQREGTTIQGEVESGLSKILSKDVNLISSGRTDAGVHARYQVANFKTDKTVSPADIKKALNSILSSDIRIKSAQRVSLDFHARYSVKSKVYRYNIFTGEFISPFKARYFWHLPLDLDFYKMNKELKYILGKHDFINFQAKGSSVKGTERTVSKAFLKKDGNYCSVFIEADGFLYKMVRFLIGTLVEVGRGKFEPKRLKALLQSESGLRRGPTAPARGLFLWEVKY
- a CDS encoding methyltransferase domain-containing protein, whose protein sequence is MNKIGMKELQDFLKILGEDHYKEGLYYYKLLEYPLVLKEIGFEKAGKILDIGCGKSFLPLYYLYRGLETWIVDNGEFYSDFDSFYRQILDSRHFMDDENMNIIWGNFQDIDFPTDYFDFITAVSTLEHFKFGGDMEAVAKASVLLKKGGRLIVTLPFSQAGTKERLLDNNGHAYFQRDYELNCIFKRIVEPSKLRLKYFYVIGERCPSLGKFFFFKMPFAKHKNTWARLFSKLFWETYYKGEDEELPQFKYPGVIIVVLEK